The genomic DNA CATCACCGCGGCGCCGGCCGTGTTCCGCTCGCTGCAGTCGGTGATCCGCAATCTCGATGTGCGCCGTGCCCAGGTGCTGATCGAGGCGCTGATTGCGGAAGTCAGCGACGAGACCGCGCGCGAGATCGGCATTCAGTGGCAGGCGACCGACGGCTTGTCGCAGGAAGGCGTGGTCGGCGGCACCAATTTTCCGACGACGGGCAACGGCGGCATCGTCGGCGCGATCACCAATCCGCTGGGCGCGCTGGGCGCGCTGGGCTCGGGCCTGAACCTCGGGTACATCACTGGCACCACCACCATCACCGGCGCGAATGGAGAAGAATCGACGGTGTATGAAGTCGGCGCGCTCGCCAAGCTGCTGCGTGGCGACAGTCGCTCGAACATCCTCAGCGAACCCAGCATCGTCACCCTCGACAACAAGGAAGCGACGATCAAGGTGGGCCAGGAAGTCCCGTTCCTGACCGGTCAGTACACGAACACCGGCAGCAGCGGCGGCGGTGCGAACCAGCCAACGAATCCGTTCCAGACGATCGAGCGCAAGGACGTTGGCCTGACGCTCAAGGTGACACCCCACATCAACGAAGGCGACGAAGTGGCGCTCGACCTGAATCAGGTCGTGTCTTCGCTGGCGCCCTCGGTCGATGGTGCCTCCGACCTGATCACCAACAACCGCGAGATTTCGACGTCTGTGCTGGTCAAGGACGGCGGCATGCTCGTGCTCGGCGGCCTGACCACGCACGAAATGACCGAGAGCATCTCCAAGGTGCCGGCGCTCGGCGACATTCCGCTGCTCGGCAACCTGTTCAAGTACCGCAAGGCCAACATGGTCAAGCGCAACCTGATGATCTTCCTGCGTCCGCGCATCCTGCGCGATGCGAATCAGGAAGCGATCCTCTCGCAGGAGAAGTACAACTTCCTGCGCGCCGAGCAACTGCGTGTGAACGCCTTGCCCGGCAACACCACCCCTGAACGCGACCAGCCCTTGATGCCGGCAGCGCCGACGGCGCTCCCCGACGAGGCGCAATGATGCAGCAGGTTCCACGCCCGCCCTTCGCGTTCGCGAAACGCCATGGCGTGACCCTGCTCGAATGGCGCGATGCGGCGGCGGTGGTCGCGCATCGGCCGGACGCACGCATCGAGGCCTTGGCGGAAATGCGCCGTTATTGCGATGCACCGATCACGCTGCAGGAACTCGATGCGACCGCGTTCGAACGCTTGTTGCGCGATCTCTATGAGCAGGGTGGCGACGATGCCCGGCAAATGGTCGCGGACATGGACGGGCGCGTCGATCTCGGGGCGCTGGCCGAGGAATTGCCCGAACCCGAAGACCTGATGGAGAGCGACGACGACGCCATCGTCATCCGCCTGATCAACGCGCTGCTGACGCAGGCGGTGAAGGAAAACGCCTCCGACATCCACATCGAGCCGTTCGAGAATCGACTGGTCGTGCGCTTCCGTGTCGATGGCCAGTTGCGCGAGGTGCTGGCGCCGCAACGGGCCGCGGCCGCGCCGATCGTGTCGCGCATCAAGGTCATGGCCAAGCTCGACATCGCCGAGAAGCGCCTGCCGCAGGACGGCCGCATCGCGCTGCGCATCGCCGGGCGTCCGGTCGATGTGCGTGTCTCGACCATTCCGGCCGGATACGGCGAACGCGTGGTGCTGCGCCTGCTCGACAAGCAGGCGGGCCGTCTCGATCTGGAAAAGCTCGGGATGCAGTCGGCGATGCTGGCGCAGGTGAATGACCTGATCGCGCGCCCGCACGGGATCCTGCTGGTTACCGGCCCCACCGGGTCCGGCAAGACCACGACCTTGTATGCCGGCCTGTCGCGCTTGAACGACGCGACGCGCAACATCCTTACGGTCGAGGACCCGATCGAGTACTACCTCGACGGCGTCGGCCAGACCCAGGTGAACACCAAAGTCGACATGAGCTTTGCACGCGGACTGCGCGCAATCCTGCGCCAGGACCCGGATGTCGTGATGGTCGGCGAAATCCGCGATCTGGAGACCGCGCAGATCGCGGTACAGGCCTCGCTGACCGGGCATCTGGTGCTGTCGACCCTGCATACCAATTCCGCAGTCGGCGCGGTCATGCGCCTGCGCGACATGGGCATCGAACCCTTTCTGCTGTCGAGTTCGATGATCGGCGTGCTGGCGCAGCGTCTGGTGCGCGTGCTCGATCCGGAAACGCGCGAGGCCTATGCCGCGACGCCGACCGAACTCGCGGCTTTCGGGTTGCCGGCGAACACGCAGGTCACGCTGTATCGGCCGCGTGCCGGCCTGCCCGGCAAGTTCGCCGGTTACAAGGGTCGCACCGGCGTGTACGAACTGGTGCTGGTCGACGACGCGATGCGCAAGCTGATCCACGAAGGTGCGTCGGAAGCGGTGCTCGAGGCCGAAGCGCGCAAGCGCACGCCCTCGATGTCTGCCGACGGCTGGGCCAAGTGCGTGGCCGGCATAACCTCGGTCGACGAAGTGTTGCGCGTCACCCGCGAGGACTGAGATGTCGGGGCCGGCGCCGCGTTCCCTGTTCGTGTCGTCCACGGCCTGGTCGCTGATCGTGCTCGGCGTGCTCATGCTCCTGCTGGCTTTGCTGACGGCATTGCTGTGGCTGATGCTGAGCGCCGTCGGCACCGAAGAAGTGCTGGCCGACATGCCGCTGTTCGCGATCCTGCCGCCGGCCCTGCAATGGCTGATGCGTCATCTTGGCGTCGCTGCGCTGGTCCTGTTCGTCACCGGCGTCGCCGCCATTCCGCTCGGCACCGGATTGAATCGGCGTCGCGAATGGGCACGCGCCGCCAGCGTCTGGATCTGCGTGGTGCTGGCCGTGCTGCATGCGATCGCAGTGCCCTGGCAGTGGTCGCAGTTGGCGGCATGGCACGCGTCCCTGACGGCCGATCTGCCGAGTTTCATCCGCGACGGCATCGATTCGATCTACTGGCCGACCCAGATCAGCAGTGCGCTCATGACTCTGGCGCTGGCCATTGCCCTGGCTTGGACGGCCCGGAGATTGGCCGACCCCGGTGTCCGGGCTGAATTCGCCGTCGAGCAAACATGAACATGATCAACGTCTTGGGGCAATCCTCGGACATCTAGGTCATCAGTAATGGTGTAATGGTGTTCCAATACACCTACTAAACCACTACAGTTTCTCCCGCACCCCAAACGCCGCCCATTCCGGGCGCGACACCAGGAGAACTGACGTGAACCACCGCCTGACTGCCCTTGCCCTCGCTACCGCCAGCCTGCTGCCGTTCGGCGTCGCGAATGCCGGACATTTCGATCACGACTGCGACGTGCGCGTCAACAGCGCCTACGACCTGCGCATCGGCAGCGACGGCCTGAGCTTCGCACCCGAAACCGGCAGTGGCGCCAAGATCCGCGTCGACGCCGGCCGGCTGTTCGTCGATGGCCGCGAAGTGTCGGTCAACGCCGCCGATCGCACCCGCCTGATGCGCTTCGAAGACGAAGTGCTGGGCATTCGCGAAGAAGCCATCGGCATCGCGCTGGAAGGCATCGAACTGGGACTGACCGCGGTGCGTGAAGTGAATGCCGCGTTCGAGGAAGACGCGGACCGCATCGATGATTTCAATCATCGTCTCGACAAGATCCGTGTCGAGATGGTCAAGGCGGTGCGCAGCGACCTTTCGCATGGCCGCCCGACCGACGAGGAAATCGATCGTGTCGTCGACAAGGTGGTCGAGCCGCTGGTGAAGGAACTGGTCGCCTCGATCGCCGCGAACGTGGCCGGTGACGCCATCGCGATGGCGCTCTCGGGCGACGAGTCGCGCGCCAAGGAGATCGAGGCCAAGGCCAAGCGCCTTGAACGCACGATCGAGGACAAGGTCGAAGGTGCTGCCAAGAAACTCGAAGCCCGCGCCAAGGACCTCTGCCCGCGCGTGCAGGCACTGGCCGAACTCAATGCCGGCTTCGAAGTCGAAGTCGCCAACGGCAGCAAGCTTGATTTGATGTAATCCCGATCACGCCGATGGTCCACCGACGGCCCGCGCAATGCGGGCCGTTTGCGTATCCGGTCGCGCGATGCGCCGCGCTGATGCAGTGACTTCTGTGTGTTGCCGGCAGTGGGTGGGCGTGGCATGGTCCCGGCTTCTTCGCGGAGCACGGCCGATGACCACGGAAGACACGATGCAGGTGCCAGCGGATGTGGATGTGCCGCCGGCTGAAACGACGTTGGCCGAGACGCCGCCGTTGCCGGTGGACCAATCGCCGCCACGTTGGGTGCGGATCATGCGCAATCCGTTGCTGCGGATCCTGATCTTCATCGCGATGACGGTGGCCTTCAGTCTGCTGGTGCGCTGGGTGACCGGCACGCATCGCACCGGTCTCCGCGGCATGGCGACGGCATCACCACTGGCGCTGTGCGGTCAGGTGCTGATGGCGTCTTTGCCCATCATTCTCGCTTACGTGCTGCTGGTACGTGCGATCGAAGGTCGGCGGATCGACGAACTGGCATGGCGCAAGTTGCTGCCGCATTCGGCCCTGGGTCTGCTGGCAGGCGCCGGCCTGATGGGCTTGGCGGCAGCCTTGATGGCCGCGTTCGGCAGCTATCGCATCGAGGGCGTCAATGCATCGGCGAACCTCTGGTTTCCGCTGTTGATGGTCGGCATCGTGCCCGGCATCACCGAGGAGCTGATCTTCCGTGGCGTATTGTTCCGCGTCGTCGAGGATGCGCTCGGCACCTGGATCGCCATCGCGATTTCCGGCGCATTCTTCGGGCTCGTCCACTTCGGCAATCCGAACGCGACCTGGTGGAGCAGCGCCGCCATCGCGCTCGAAGCCGGCATCCTGCTCGGCATGCTCTACGCGTGGACACGTTCGCTGTACTTCGTCATGGGCCTGCACGCCGCGTGGAATTTCACGCAGGGCGGCGTGCTCGGCATTGCGGTCTCCGGCTTCGAACTGCCCAGCCTGTTTCAGGCGAAGACGCAGGGTCCGGAATGGCTGTCGGGCGGCGAGTTCGGCGCCGAGGCGTCCTTGCTCACCGTCCTGCTCTGCCTCGCGCTGTCGATCTTCGCGACCCGGCGCGCGTTGGCCGCCGGGCGCCTCCGCAAGCCTTACTGGTCGCGGGTCACGCCCATTCCGACAGACCTTCCCGCGCATACAGTGTCTTGAACGAGGGTCGCGCCTTCATCGACGCGACGAACATCGCGAGATACGGCCATTCGGTCGCCGGCTTCGGCATGTTGCGCGACCAGCGGCACAGCATGAACAGGAAGAAATCGGCTGCGGTGAGTTGTGCGCCGCAGACATAGGGCCCGTTCTGTTCGAGGTGCGCATTGACGCGGTCCCACATCCCCTCGATGCGCAGGCGCGCACTCGCCTTCACCGCGTCGGTCGCTGACTCGCCGGCCGGTTCCTCCGGATAAAACCAGGCGCGGAACGGCGGCTGCAGGCCGTTCGCGAGCAGCAGAAACCATTGCAAGTAATCGCGGCGCGCGCGGCCGCCGTCACCGGGCACGAAGCGTGCCTGCGGATCCTGTTCGGCCAGCCACATCAGCATCGCGCTGGATTCGACCATCGGTTCGCCGTCGACGACCAGGGTCGGCACCACGCCGCCCGGATTGAGTTTCAGGTACTCCGGCGACTTCTGTTGCTTCGCATCGGTATCGACTTTCTCCAGCCGATGCTCGACGCCGAGTTCGATCAGGAACTGGTGCACGCACAAGCTGGCGGTGCCGGGGGCGTAGTAGAGGGTGAGCATGGGTGAACTCCGGAATGGGCGCCAGCGAAGCAGCTCGATGGCGCAATGGTAACTGCAGGCGCAGCGGCACTCAGCCGTCGAGCGACACCCGCTTGCGGTTGTCGCTGGAGACGCGGTCGATGAGCTTGTTGAGCGGGTCGATGCCGGCGTCGTAGGGCAGTTCATCGACGACGACCGTGATCTTGCCCTCGGGTTGGTCGATGCGGTGCTTCTTCAGGTACAGCACCTTTTCGTCCTTTTCCTCGGCGCCCTTGGCGCGCGCGAAGATGCCGATGTCGATGTCGTCGGCCAGCACGAGATCGCTCTCCTTGCCGATGCCGTCGGACAGTTTCTTCGAGGCTTTCCAGGCAATCGTCACTTCGTACTTGCCGTTGTCGAGCTTCCTCGCGGTCACTTCCTCGGCGCGGTTGTCGTAGAAGCTGATGCGCTCGAACAGGTCGGTGATCAGTTGCTGCTTGTCAGCCGGTGCGACGGCGCGGAACTCCGCGATCAGCTCCTTCGAGATCGTGTACGGCGGCTCCTGGAACTTCACCTTGGCGATGTAGTTGCGCAGCGCCAGATTGATGGCGTCGGCGCCGATCTCGTCCTTGAGGCGATACATCACCAGCGAACCCTTGCGATAGTGGACGTAGCCCTGACTGTCCTCGACGTGGTCGAGCGGCAGTTCCTCGATGACTTCGCCGCCACGGCCGCGCAGGTACGCATCGAGTTCGTACTTGAGGAACTTGCGCATCTTGTTTGCGCCGTACTCCCGCTCCATCACCATCAGGGCCGAATACTGCGCCATCGTCTCGCTCATCAGGGTCGCGCCCTGCGCATTGGCGCCGATCACCTGGTGTGCCCACCACTGGTGCGCAAGTTCATGCGCGGTGACGTAGAACACGTAGTCGACCGCGTCCTCGGCGTCGACATCGGCGATGAAGCCGATCGCTTCCGAATACGGAATCGTGTTCGGGAACGACTGCGCGAAGCTGGCGTAGCCCGGGAATTCGAGGATGCGGAACTGGCGATGCTGGTAGGGCCCGAAGTGCGTCGTGAAATAGTCCAGCGACTTCTTGCTGGACTCGATCATGCGGTCAACGTTGTACGGGTGCTTGCGGTCGTAATAAACCTCGATCGCGACATCGTGCCAGCGGTCCTTCTTCACGGCCCAGTCGGCGCTCAGGTAGGACCAGAAGCCGAGGATCGGTGCATCCATCTCGTAGCGGAAGCAGCGGCGGTCGGCACCGGCAGCGTCGTGATCGGACCACTCCCGTTGCAGGTAGCCGGGTGCCATCGCGATCTGGTCGGGGCTGGTACAGACCGTGCTCTTGAAGTCGAGCCAGTCGGAGTCGTCGCTGAGATAGCTCTCGGTCCGCGCGGCGGTCTCCAACTTCGGCATGCGCCGCGGATCGCCGAGTCCGCGTTCGCGGCGTTCGTTGCGGTCCTGGATTTCGAGACCGGCCTGGTATCCGAACTGCGGGAAATAGGCGAGGTTGTCGAAGAACGTCCCGTTGTGATGGATGCGCCCGGCCTGTCCGTTGTTGGTGAAGCCCGGATTGCGGATGTCGATGCGATAGCCGAAGTCGAATTCGGCGCCGGGCGGCAAGGGCGTCGCAAACGCGTAGACGCGCATGCCGTTGGCAGGATCGTCCTGCTTCAGGGTGGCACCCGGCACATCCAGCACGACGTCGCCGCGGTCCGGGTCGCCGAACACCAGCAATTCCGGGATCGGCTGGGTCGTCTTGTTCTTCATCCGGTAGTGGCCGTCGATGGTGACGCGACGTTCGGACGGATAGATCTGCACGATGTTGTCGGTGGCGATGATGCGCGGCTGCGCGACGTTTTCGGCCTTGCGCCAGGTGGTCTCGTAGCGCGCCTGTTCATCGAGCGCGGTGTCGCTGGCCTGATAGCGGTTCAGCACCGTCGTGTTGTAGAGGATCCAGGCGCCGACCGCGATCGTCGCGACAACGCCCACGCCGAGCAGCAGGGCGGGACGGCCGGCGAGGCGCGATTTCGCGATCGCGACGCGAGCCCGGAACGGTTCCGGCGTACCGCGCACCCAGAAGGCGGC from Lysobacterales bacterium includes the following:
- a CDS encoding DUF2884 family protein, which encodes MNHRLTALALATASLLPFGVANAGHFDHDCDVRVNSAYDLRIGSDGLSFAPETGSGAKIRVDAGRLFVDGREVSVNAADRTRLMRFEDEVLGIREEAIGIALEGIELGLTAVREVNAAFEEDADRIDDFNHRLDKIRVEMVKAVRSDLSHGRPTDEEIDRVVDKVVEPLVKELVASIAANVAGDAIAMALSGDESRAKEIEAKAKRLERTIEDKVEGAAKKLEARAKDLCPRVQALAELNAGFEVEVANGSKLDLM
- the gspE gene encoding type II secretion system ATPase GspE; the encoded protein is MMQQVPRPPFAFAKRHGVTLLEWRDAAAVVAHRPDARIEALAEMRRYCDAPITLQELDATAFERLLRDLYEQGGDDARQMVADMDGRVDLGALAEELPEPEDLMESDDDAIVIRLINALLTQAVKENASDIHIEPFENRLVVRFRVDGQLREVLAPQRAAAAPIVSRIKVMAKLDIAEKRLPQDGRIALRIAGRPVDVRVSTIPAGYGERVVLRLLDKQAGRLDLEKLGMQSAMLAQVNDLIARPHGILLVTGPTGSGKTTTLYAGLSRLNDATRNILTVEDPIEYYLDGVGQTQVNTKVDMSFARGLRAILRQDPDVVMVGEIRDLETAQIAVQASLTGHLVLSTLHTNSAVGAVMRLRDMGIEPFLLSSSMIGVLAQRLVRVLDPETREAYAATPTELAAFGLPANTQVTLYRPRAGLPGKFAGYKGRTGVYELVLVDDAMRKLIHEGASEAVLEAEARKRTPSMSADGWAKCVAGITSVDEVLRVTRED
- the gspD gene encoding type II secretion system secretin GspD, with translation MSPRPLALLIALAFAAPLAAQQAPGAPLLNGKNTLNLKDADVRTFISTVSEITGKNFIVDPRVEGKVNIISTQPMDKDEVYRVFESVLRVHGFALVPAGDVIKVLPEAVAVQDGAASSPVVGPDSLTTRVIPLKYVSPNALLTVLRPLIPQSGQIVASPSGNAIIVTDRAGNVARIESIIGRIDTISDSAVEAIPLQHANAQEVASTLNKLGGGDANGAKSAMVVADARTNSILLSGESSARLKARAMITHLDTPLDAGESTQVVYLRYADAEQLVAVLDTVAATLTGGSTAKDSARVATIQAHKDTNALIITAAPAVFRSLQSVIRNLDVRRAQVLIEALIAEVSDETAREIGIQWQATDGLSQEGVVGGTNFPTTGNGGIVGAITNPLGALGALGSGLNLGYITGTTTITGANGEESTVYEVGALAKLLRGDSRSNILSEPSIVTLDNKEATIKVGQEVPFLTGQYTNTGSSGGGANQPTNPFQTIERKDVGLTLKVTPHINEGDEVALDLNQVVSSLAPSVDGASDLITNNREISTSVLVKDGGMLVLGGLTTHEMTESISKVPALGDIPLLGNLFKYRKANMVKRNLMIFLRPRILRDANQEAILSQEKYNFLRAEQLRVNALPGNTTPERDQPLMPAAPTALPDEAQ
- a CDS encoding glutathione S-transferase family protein encodes the protein MLTLYYAPGTASLCVHQFLIELGVEHRLEKVDTDAKQQKSPEYLKLNPGGVVPTLVVDGEPMVESSAMLMWLAEQDPQARFVPGDGGRARRDYLQWFLLLANGLQPPFRAWFYPEEPAGESATDAVKASARLRIEGMWDRVNAHLEQNGPYVCGAQLTAADFFLFMLCRWSRNMPKPATEWPYLAMFVASMKARPSFKTLYAREGLSEWA
- a CDS encoding CPBP family intramembrane metalloprotease, whose product is MTTEDTMQVPADVDVPPAETTLAETPPLPVDQSPPRWVRIMRNPLLRILIFIAMTVAFSLLVRWVTGTHRTGLRGMATASPLALCGQVLMASLPIILAYVLLVRAIEGRRIDELAWRKLLPHSALGLLAGAGLMGLAAALMAAFGSYRIEGVNASANLWFPLLMVGIVPGITEELIFRGVLFRVVEDALGTWIAIAISGAFFGLVHFGNPNATWWSSAAIALEAGILLGMLYAWTRSLYFVMGLHAAWNFTQGGVLGIAVSGFELPSLFQAKTQGPEWLSGGEFGAEASLLTVLLCLALSIFATRRALAAGRLRKPYWSRVTPIPTDLPAHTVS